The sequence below is a genomic window from Nostoc flagelliforme CCNUN1.
CTTCGATAACTCTATCTAAGATTGCTTGTTTATCTTGATTAGTGATGCTTACACTAGCCTGGGGACTTGTCAAAAAAAGTAAACTTGATATTACCTGAATATCTCCGTAGCGTCCCAACATGAAACGGTTAATTTTATCACTTAAGCCAATAGCTTCAGCTTGTTGAGATTGGGTAATTTGCTTAGTAATTGATTTGTTGGCAAAGCTAAAAGCGATCGCACCGATGCCCAATACTGGTATTGTAGCTATTGCGATCGCTAAAATAGTCGCTTTCTTAGCCAATCCCAGTTTTGTAAAAGAGGCAATAGCCTGATTTAGGAAAGAATTATTAGCCGTTTCACTAGTAGTTTTAGTTGGTAGCTTTATGACACTACCAGTTATTTTTTGGGATGAAATCAGTGATGCTCGATTTTGAGCGCCACTACCTTGATTCGCGTTGGTTTTATTAAACATAAAAGTAATTCTCCTAACTGTGTGAATAAGAACACTAAAAATCCTTTTTAGTAGTACACCCTAATCACTGCGGAGAATAGAAGACTGCACAATTGCCTGGGCATCTAATACCAGTAATATTTCTTCTTGTTGCACAACGCACCCACATAAATAAGGAACTAAACTGGATGCAACTTGTCCTATAGGAGAATGAATATCATCAGGGATGAACTTAGTCGTACCTTTTATTTCTTGCACAACTAAACCCAACACCAATGATTCCACTTGGATAACGATCGCACTGTACTGTCGCAGTCGATAATCTAAGGATTCTAAATTGAGCATTCTTGGCAAATCAACTACCCAAATTATCCGACTCCGCCAATTCATTAATCCTAATATACAGGAGGGCTTATTAGGCATTGAGGTTACAGACTCAATAGGTACAATAATTGCTTCTTGCGTATGTTTCATTGATAAAACAGCAGCAGTCTGTTGATTTAGCTGAAACTTCAGATAACCGTCTGCTAAATTATTTTGGGTTTCCTTTGAAGGAAGTGTAATGTTTATACTAGTCATTGATTCAAATTCCCACTGATTTAATAGTACGTAGCAGAAGTTCGCGGGTGTAAGGTTTAGTTATGTAGGCATCAGCACCTTGTCTCATCGCCCATAAACGGTCAATTTCTTGATTTTTGGAACTACAAATTACAATTGGCACTTTTGCAGTAATCGGATTTCTTCTCAGATAACGACACAATTCAAATCCGCTCATTTCTGGCATTACTACATCAGTAACGATTACATCTGGTTTTTCTAATACAGCTTTTTCTAAACCCTCTTTTGCACCACTTGCTTTAATTACGTTGTAACCACTTTCTTTTAGATAATGGCTCATTAATTCCAATTCACTGGGAGAATCTTCTACAATTAGAATTGTGCCAATTAAAGTCAGACTCACTATGAAATCTCCTAAAAAACTAAATTCAACATATTTTGTTATTTTTATTTGCCTTGTTTAAATTAACCAAGATGTTTAAAAACCATTTTTAGCAATTCTGATTGTGTAAAAGGCTTAGTCAAATATCCTGATGATCTCACTAATTTTGCCTTTGCCCTGTCGATAAAGCCTGTTCTACCAGTCACCATAATGATAGGTGTATGTTTAAAAGCTGAATGTTTCCGTAATAAGGAACATAGCTCATAGCCATCTAAACTTGGCATCTCAACATCTAGCAATATCAGGTCAGGTTTACTCCGAATAATTTGCATTAAGGCCTTAACAGGGTCGTTAATCATCACAACTGAAAATGTGTTTTCATCCAAAAAGTGTTTGATAGAATTCAAAACTGTTTGGCTATCATCAATGCAGGCAATTGTATATAGTTTTTTACCAACAGTTGGCTGAGTAGTTTTATTATTTTCAGGAAGATCAAAATTGATTGGTATCGGTAACTTTTGCCCAAGTTTTATTTGCAGTTGTGGCTGAACTTGAGACGGTTGTATTTTAGACAAAACTTGGGAACTCCCACCAGCCGGAATTGATGACTGGATATTTTGCCGATTTCGTAACTGCTTTTGACAGTGTTCAACAAGTAACCGCAAATCCAGACGACAGAACTTTGGTAGTTCATCCAAAGAGCTTTCTGGACTAAATTCATAGCTACCTTCTTTTAAACACAAAAATGATTCCAGTACTTCTTTTGCTAATTCATCTATCAGGCTTGCTGCTTGCACAGAGGTGATATAGTCCTGATTTACTAACCAACAAATAGCTTGGTAATCTGCATTTGGTATTGATTGATGTTCATTCTTCGTCTCAAACATCAGCCGCATCTGCACACGAGTGGCGCTGTTGAGAGCAGGAATTTGCTGGCTCAAGCGTCGCAAGTGACTGTCAAGCCGCTCAAACACTTTATCTGAATAGGAGGCATAAGTAAGTTTACCGTCCTCTAGATAAATTGACCAAGAAACTATTCCAGTAAATATGTTTAAGCACCCTGTAGCACGTCGACTGGTTAATTGTGCCAACAGAGATAGCGGATGTAGTTTCTGGAACAACCTGTAGCTACCTATAGGAGTTGTGCTCATTTTGCTTTTACTTCAGCTAAATTCGATACGTGTAAGCTAAATTCGTATAGAGTTATTCCACAATTTAAATCAAGTAAAAAGCATCAAACTTTTGCATTTTTAAGTACATCAGTTTATATCTAGGCTTGGTGGTGAAACTCAACGAAAACAGCGTCATTTTCAAATGATCGAATCTCAGTAACAGGAAGTAAATTATTATTAATCTACTTCGTGTTACTGAGATTTACAGACTTTTTGAACAATAAGACATAAAAATGTCAAGACTAGATGAAGCCACTTTCCATTGAGTAACCCCAATCTGACCACAGGAATAATACTGATTTTGTAGATAGTAATATATTTGAACTTCTGTATTTACACTTAAGTGAACTCTATTTTTTAAGCAGATAGGACTAGATGAAGCCACTTTGCATCGAGTAACGTCAACTTGACCACAGTAACAATACTGGTTTATTAATAATAATAAATTGATTTTTTATATGTTTTAGTTTCATGAACAGAGATATAGGACTTACGCAAGATATCTCCTAAACTCTCATTTCTCCGTGTCGCGCCAGTTGCTTCGCAACGCACTGGCTTCTCTGCGCCTCTGCGGTAGCCTGCGGCAAGCTCTCCGGGTTCGGGGGTGACGCTCCTAACGTCGCTAACGCTGCGCTAACGACGGGAACCGCCTTGGCGCAGCCTCTCGTAGAGAAGACTGCGACCCCCTCACCGCTTTGCGTCTACCTTATTCCGTAAATCGTGCGTAAG
It includes:
- a CDS encoding chemotaxis protein CheW; translated protein: MTSINITLPSKETQNNLADGYLKFQLNQQTAAVLSMKHTQEAIIVPIESVTSMPNKPSCILGLMNWRSRIIWVVDLPRMLNLESLDYRLRQYSAIVIQVESLVLGLVVQEIKGTTKFIPDDIHSPIGQVASSLVPYLCGCVVQQEEILLVLDAQAIVQSSILRSD
- a CDS encoding response regulator; the protein is MSTTPIGSYRLFQKLHPLSLLAQLTSRRATGCLNIFTGIVSWSIYLEDGKLTYASYSDKVFERLDSHLRRLSQQIPALNSATRVQMRLMFETKNEHQSIPNADYQAICWLVNQDYITSVQAASLIDELAKEVLESFLCLKEGSYEFSPESSLDELPKFCRLDLRLLVEHCQKQLRNRQNIQSSIPAGGSSQVLSKIQPSQVQPQLQIKLGQKLPIPINFDLPENNKTTQPTVGKKLYTIACIDDSQTVLNSIKHFLDENTFSVVMINDPVKALMQIIRSKPDLILLDVEMPSLDGYELCSLLRKHSAFKHTPIIMVTGRTGFIDRAKAKLVRSSGYLTKPFTQSELLKMVFKHLG
- a CDS encoding response regulator, with translation MSLTLIGTILIVEDSPSELELMSHYLKESGYNVIKASGAKEGLEKAVLEKPDVIVTDVVMPEMSGFELCRYLRRNPITAKVPIVICSSKNQEIDRLWAMRQGADAYITKPYTRELLLRTIKSVGI